A DNA window from Falco peregrinus isolate bFalPer1 chromosome 8, bFalPer1.pri, whole genome shotgun sequence contains the following coding sequences:
- the SPEG gene encoding LOW QUALITY PROTEIN: striated muscle preferentially expressed protein kinase (The sequence of the model RefSeq protein was modified relative to this genomic sequence to represent the inferred CDS: deleted 2 bases in 2 codons) encodes MHRAQGRGGTGRASGEPRVAPPSPGIPPKRAKVTADPGVPEEGPARLAAPCFVRKLKNAAIGTGCDIRLRVVAVGNPRPSLRWYRNNELLAPRGEEYGTLWIRDSKKEDAGVYTCIAENERGEAMTSAVLAIIDMEATGPHHRLSGAAEGRTEQPGLPKVQGEYCPAPGAPPSERGPRREQAGVPPGLSRCDRASGALQKHEEDLGEEAFPEDWPLASLWALHACEVFRSCRKQSYDSETGEDEPSDPQVTQRSELQDETAFSTPTGGSDTLVDASMNTTPTSVLALSQAEERSSWSGSQQTVVEKETDASLPARGPYLRPAAWQQPQGTPRQANAPAPCGAEVRHLGVEPLVRASRANLVGTSWGSEDSLSVASDPYGSAFSLYRGRALSLHVSMPQGGYRRDDSHSGPVSPKPGAEPPRSPAALPLTTKPPILRSPSPRAGPCLLLPTGAVSQPAARSPGVPSFTPVTPRKKSAVPAEYQDTVPEEYEEKIKKPKSSGYSQGSTQESRPQTPMSDASGRVSVRASPKLVRAGSKIFERLQYFEDRRRSLEQGDSPFPTHPCLPLRKTRSFDQPGSGSRRTSMLGGSREDVREGGHWEPGSTAASRRLAFRQKAASFDERGKFASRVYAIEHKFAEELTRIKRTVSKQQLRRSQELCKAGLPPAPLPPAAAEPAAHHAPRTPSSQGTGGRKALPPKTFPPAESMHVIQHLALSSVTLVGPDGELEPGGLRGKKAPVRGGAAASQPTEVEDVTTRKGLQQEGTGEVKKKEQWPLAQATPQGWVTLPQAGPTEGSPCPDGSPAGGARAPGAVSEALATRLTVPHGLYRRPEAPTEVRFLPWAKPGMEQEARLERSWAGQHGVGREVERRQTKVLEKKESGRMAQEGRSMRSKGKGRRARPTSPELESSDDSYVSAGEDPLEAPIFEIPIQDMTVAVGAEVLLKCIVTANPQPEVSWRKDGVPLRSSTTRPIKAEGERHTLLVRSARVADAGLYTVTATNEVGATCCSAILSVRPAPAVERHGNLAPPLGQASPITSDEEYLSPLEEFPESGTPQHRPAMKLQPRAEHGAARGSPESTFKAAPTFEVSLSDQSVLEGQDVSMSVRVRGEPKPIIYWLRNRQPVKYGRRHHVEEAEGVRGLFTLHILAAEHTDTGFYTCKAVNEYGTKQCEAKLEVRARPECQSLAIVVPLQDMVVGAGELVLFECLVAGPPDMDVDWLSRGRLLQPALLKCKMHFDGRKCKLLLTSVHEDDSGIYTCKLSTAKDELTCSARLTVQPSVQPLFTRKLEDMDVVEGRTARFDCMISGTPPPAVTWTHFGQPVQEGENVRIQQDGGLHSLVIVHVSSEDEGRYMVTARNTHGHVECSADLYVEEPRPSAASQISKLEKMPSIPEEPEQAETEAECFTMPDFLKPLHNLDVVESKEAVLECQVAGLPYPSITWFHNGSRIDSTDDRKMMQYKDVHRLVFTSVSHAHAGVYKSVIANKVGKATCYAHLYVTDVVPTPPDGPPTVASVTGRAITLTWNKPKWLDTAIDPNSVTYVVQMQVLGTTQWLVLVAGVRDNTYIVHGLTKGAQYLFRVITATPKTNSKPSPPVGPVQLLDRGPYLEEAPVILDKPDVVYVVEGQPASITITINHVEATVTWKRGGQVLGEPESMCEVMMPDDDQHCLRLLRVGRGAAGPLTCEVSNRHGTARCTLRLRLAEAPRFESIMEDIDTQEGETPRFAVVVEGKPLPDIMWYKDGELLEESSHLSFVYEDNECSLVVLGAAEPDSGVYTCTAKNLAGEVSCKAELVVQAARPAADAAMEEEALHKARRLTDYYDVHEEIGRGAFSYLRRVTEKSSRLDFAAKFVPGRTKAKQSAQRELHILSQLDHERIVFFHDAFEKKNAIIMVMELCAKEELLDRMARKPSVCESEVRSYMRQVLEGICYLHQHRVLHLDIKPENLLMADSTSEQVRICDFGNAQELTPEEPQYCKYGTPEFVGPEIVNQSPVSSVTDIWPVGVIAYLCLTGISPFVGENDKTTLMNIRNYNVAFEERMFQGLTREAKGFVIKVLVNDRLRPNAEQTLEHPWFKTLAKGKVISTDHLKLFLSRRKWQRSQISYKCNMVLRPIPELLQDTSNHLSIAVPRHLKESPALSSSSDSDDLDELPFIPMPHQVEFSGSRMSLNEIPTDDEAIGPSEGPRMEGVMSGDVSAMEWQSQGTGKPGVALGKRSRGTGPRRPCVEMEAPGSSDEEAPEAQKRPEYPRKAMRKGSSLESPGSTRRGELKRGGSADSALLPHQPPGTQEGAEVSQDSRRALAKAASMELPRRKGAWGEDDHAQRLELMRQRLLRGSSGDGKVSGLRGPLLETLGVGPDKKVPRPTRLEPPAVPRLVRAASSEATSLRHLPAERQLQKSSSFSHGDAEPVVRHRRSGAPLEIPLAHLEAQQLKESPSLSALSDARPAASPDAPSPLTPPTADITVPRPALAKAALGRRHVPEQCGQPRASTATTTMGKKPMARGQEEKKPTKAAGASGERASRTGAPVPLQPPAPSTQAVKMSSYAKVMQAMGAIQGGEPAAEESSQPTLATPVEPPAPAPTPASRREAKPAGSSSSLLIQDIDSEEVFEAKFKRGRESSLSRGLKLLTRSRSEDRHLASPLVPDEGIYRPIPAGVPLELRRDKPTGLAAKSKSVQDLHEVEKDRGFLRRMSLLLKRTPPAERKKSRGEDGGSETPSSGRRFSWSLALGSSKERRDSESLKSEPGGGGESESPAVAMRRKISATVERVSARLRSLSDERPEGEGPGELRRANSEGESLRPAPPPAPAPSSESLRSEGSIGSSASTKGGGESQKRSRWERWGLSRSKKEKVASQPSIPTSLLQEEGPAAGRLRAPSESDFPPVFHIKLKDQVLLEGEALTLCCLPAGSPTPRILWMKDKRSLQPDNVLNIISCKDGRQMLTIAKVSRKDAGLYECAAANILGTAISSCTLAVARLPGRPGTPEIPQKYKNTVLVLWKPAESKAPCTYTLERRLDGEHEWKIVSTGIADCYFNVTELPPGSTAKFRVACVNKAGQGPYSTPSGKVHLEAADARAAPAKDTAVPTAVPEKVASSRSTQTPVVQLEPPAAGAPTTTPPHKQKGAVQKADGAAEADVPLGALQPSAPCEEGPQSDPELPPNITVCVPPELMFTPPRTVASPHTDTPTQGSSTPPMDTAPLPQALSPSKVPPVSPVSTTPSSAPTPSPTPNAAPARKMPPYMVTSFVSMPPASPPAQELPPTTPTSKESPAESRVPGTKDSTALRQGVPQKPYTFLDEKARGRFGVIRLCKENATGKHFMAKIVPYEAERKQSVLQEYEILKALHHERIMALHEAYITPRYLVLICENCTGKEILYSIVDRFRYSEDDVVSYVLQLLQGLEYLHSRRIVHLDIKPDNIVISGMNALKIIDFGSAQTYNPLVLRQLGRRVGTLEYMSPEVVKGDPVGSAADVWGVGVLTYIMLSGRSPFFELDPIETENRILAGRFDAFKLYPNVSQSAALFIRKVLAVHPWSRPTVKDCFANTWLQDAYLMKLRRQTLTFTTNRLKEFLVEHQRRRGEAVTKHKVLLRSYQGGQPPGPQ; translated from the exons ATGCACCGAGCGCAGGGACGTGGTGGCACGGGTAGGGCCAGTGGGGAGCCTCGGGTGGCCCCACCAAGCCCCGGCATCCCGCCGAAGCGCGCCAAGGTCACGGCGGACCCTGGGGTGCCCGAGGAGGGCCCGGCTCGCCTGGCAGCACCGTGTTTTGTGCGGAAGCTGAAGAATGCAGCTATCGGCACCGGCTGCGACATCCGGCTGCGGGTGGTGGCGGTGGGCAACCCCCGGCCCAGCCTCCGCTGGTACCGAAACAATGAGCTGCTGGCCCCACGTGGGGAGGAGTACGGCACCCTCTGGATCCGGGACAGCAAGAAGGAGGATGCTGGTGTGTACACTTGCATCGCTGAGAACGAGCGGGGAGAGGCCATGACCAGTGCCGTGCTGGCCATCATTGACATGGAAG CCACCGGCCCTCACCACCGCCTTtctggagcagctgagggaaggacagagcagCCAGGATTGCCTAAGGTGCAGGGTGAATATTGCCCTGCCCCAGGTGCTCCTCCCAGTGAG CGGGGACCCCGCCGGGAGCAGGCTGGCGTCCCGCCGGGCCTGAGCCGCTGTGACCGGGCCAGCGGGGCTCTGCAGAAGCATGAAGAAGATCTGGGTGAAGAAGCGTTTCCAG aagacTGGCCACTCGCGTCGCTTTGGGCGCTTCACGCATG CGAAGTTTTCCGCTCCTGCAGGAAACAAAGCTACG ACTCGGAGACAGGCGAGGATGAGCCCAGTGATCCCCAGGTGACACAGCGCAGCGAGCTCCAGGATGAGACGGCCTTCAGCACCCCCACGG GTGGGTCTGACACCCTCGTGGATGCCTCCATGAACACTACGCCGACCTCTGTGCTGGCCCTGTCACAGGCAGAGGAGCGCTCCAGCTGGTCGGGCAGCCAGCAGACTGTGGTGGAGAAGGAGACGGATGCCAGCCTCCCCGCACGGGGACCCTACCTCCgccctgctgcctggcagcagccgCAGGGAACCCCAAGGCAAGCAAACGCGCCGGCCCCATGCGGCGCCGAGGTCCGGCACCTGGGCGTGGAGCCGCTGGTGCGGGCGTCACGGGCTAATCTGGTGGGCACAAGCTGGGGGTCAGAGGATAGCCTTTCAGTGGCCAGCGACCCGTACGGCAGCGCCTTCAGCCTGTACCGAGGACGGGCGCTCTCACTCCATGT CAGCATGCCCCAGGGAGGCTACCGGAGAGATGACTCCCACAGCGGCCCTGTGTCTCCAAAGCCTGGTGCTGAGCCTCCAAGgtcccctgctgccctgccactGACCACCAAGCCACCCATCCTCCGCTCACCATCTCCCCGCGCTGGcccatgcctgctgctgcccactggAGCTGtgtcccagcctgctgcccGTAGCCCTGGCGTCCCCTCCTTCACACCCGTGACCCCTCGCAAGAAGTCCGCGGTGCCGGCCGAGTACCAGGACACTGTCCCTGAGGAGTATGAGGAGAAGATCAAGAAGCCCAAGTCCTCGGGGTACTCACAAGGCAGCACGCAAGAGTCCCGTCCCCAGACACCCATGAGCGATGCCTCCGGGCGTGTCTCGGTCCGGGCATCCCCCAAGCTGGTGCGTGCTGGCTCAAAGATCTTTGAGAGGCTGCAGTACTTCGAGGACCGGCGGAGGAGCCTGGAGCAGGGggacagccccttccccacacacccctgcctgcccttgcgCAAGACACGCTCCTTCGACCAG CCCGGCTCTGGCTCACGCCGTACTAGCATGCTGGGTGGCTCGCGGGAGGATGTTCGGGAAGGAGGCCACTGGGAGCCTGGCAGCACGGCGGCAAGCAGGCGTTTGGCCTTCCGGCAGAAAGCCGCATCCTTTGACGAGCGGGGCAAGTTTGCCAGCCGTGTCTACGCCATTGAGCACAAGTTTGCAGAGGAGCTGACTCGCATCAAGCGGACGGTCTCCAAGCAGCAGCTGCGGCGCTCCCAGGAGCTGTGCAAAGCTGGGCTTCCCCCAGCACCCttgcccccagcagctgcggAGCCCGCTGCCCACCATGCTCCCCGCACCCCCTCCTCACAGGGCACTGGTGGGCGGAAGGCTCTGCCGCCGAAGACCTTCCCACCAGCGGAGAGCATGCACGTCATCCAGCACCTGGCACTTTCCAGCGTGACGCTGGTAGGACCTGATGgggagctggagccagggggGCTGCGTGGGAAGAAAGCCCCAGtgcggggcggggcggcagccagccagcccacTGAGGTGGAGGATGTGACCACCAGGAAGGGTCTGCAGCAAGAAGGCACTGGGGAAGTGAAGAAGAAGGAGCAGTGGCCATTAGCACAAGCCACCCCGCAGGGATGGGTGACCCTTCCACAGGCGGGTCCCACTGAAGGCAGCCCATGCCCAGACGGGAGTCCCGCTGGTGGAGCCCGTGCCCCCGGGGCAGTGAGCGAAGCCTTGGCCACCCGGCTGACTGTGCCCCATGGGCTGTACCGGCGGCCGGAGGCACCCACGGAGGTGCGGTTCCTGCCCTGGGCGAAGCCGGGGATGGAGCAGGAGGCTCggctggagaggagctgggcagggcagcacggcgtgggcagggaggtggagaGAAGGCAGACAAAAGTGTTGGAGAAGAAAGAGAGTGGCCGGATGGCTCAAGAAGGCAGGAGCATGCGGAGCAAGGGGAAGGGGCGCCGAGCCAGGCCCACCTCTCCGGAGCTAG AGTCTTCTGACGATTCCTACGTCTCAGCGGGTGAAGACCCCCTGGAAGCCCCCATCTTTGAGATCCCCATCCAGGACATGACAGTGGCCGTgggggcagaggtgctgctcAAGTGCATCGTCACGGCCAACCCTCAGCCTGAAG TGTCCTGGAGGAAGGACGGGGTCCCACTGCGGAGCAGCACGACGCGGCCCATCAAGGCGGAGGGTGAGCGTCATACTCTGCTGGTCAGGAGTGCCCGGGTAGCCGACGCTGGCCTCTACACTGTCACCGCGACCAACGAGGTGGGGGCGACCTGCTGCAGTGCCATCCTCAGCGTGCGGCCTG CCCCCGCCGTGGAGCGGCATGGGAACCTGGCACCCCCCCTGGGCCAGGCCAGCCCCATCACCTCGGACGAGGAGTACCTGAGCCCCCTGGAAGAGTTCCCAGAGTCTGGCACGCCCCAGCACCGGCCGGCCATGAAGCTCCAGCCTAGAGCCGAGCATGGGGCTGCCCGTGGCTCCCCGGAGAGCACCTTCAAGGCTGCACCCACCTTTGAG GTGTCCTTGTCAGACCAGTCggtgctggaggggcaggaTGTCAGCATGAGCGTCCGTGTCCGTGGGGAGCCCAAGCCCATCATTTATTG GTTGAGGAACCGGCAGCCGGTGAAGTACGGCCGCCGGCACCACgtggaggaggcagagggcGTGCGGGGGCTCTTCACACTGCACATCCTGGCAGCAGAGCACACTGACACCGGCTTCTACACCTGCAAGGCTGTCAACGAGTACGGCACCAAGCAGTGCGAGGCCAAGCTGGAGGTCAGAG CTCGCCCCGAGTGCCAGTCCCTGGCCATCGTGGTTCCCCTGCAGGACATGGTGGTCGGGGCGGGGGAGCTGGTGCTCTTTGAGTGCCTGGTGGCTGGCCCGCCAGACATGGACGTGGACTGGCTGTCCCGGGGCCGGCTGCTCCAGCCCGCCCTGCTCAAATGCAAGATGCATTTTGACGGGCGCAAGTGCAAGCTGCTGCTCACCTCCGTGCATGAGGACGACAGCGGGATCTACACCTGCAAGCTCAGCACTGCCAAAG ATGAACTGACCTGCAGTGCCCGGCTGACCGTGCAGCCCTCTGTGCAGCCGCTCTTTACCCGCAAGCTGGAGGACATGGACGTAGTGGAAGGGCGGACGGCGCGTTTTGACTGCATGATCAGCGGGACTCCCCCCCCAGCAGTCACCTGGACCCATTTTG GCCAGCCAGTGCAGGAGGGGGAGAATGTGCGGATTCAGCAGGATGGAGGGCTGCACTCACTGGTCATTGTGCATGTGAGCAGCGAGGACGAAGGGCGGTACATGGTGACTGCCAGGAACACCCATGGACATGTGGAGTGCTCTGCCGACCTCTATGTGGAGGAGCCACGGCCATCTGCTGCCTCCCAGAT CTCCAAGCTGGAGAAGATGCCATCCATCCCGGAGGagccagagcaggcagagacagAGGCAGAGTGCTTCACCATGCCTGATTTCCTGAAGCCACTGCACAACCTGGATGTGGTGGAGTCGAAGGAGGCCGTGCTGGAGTGCCAGGTGGCCGGGCTGCCCTACCCCTCCATCACCTGGTTCCACAACGGTTCCCGCATTGACAGCACTGATGACCGCAAGATGATGCAGT ACAAGGATGTCCATCGCCTGGTGTTCACATCTGTCAGCCATGCACATGCTGGCGTCTATAAAAGCGTCATCGCCAACAAAGTGGGGAAAGCCACATGCTACGCACACCTCTATGTCACTG ACGTGGTGCCAACCCCTCCGGATGGGCCCCCCACCGTGGCCTCAGTGACCGGCAGAGCCATCACACTGACCTGGAACAAGCCCAAGTGGCTGGACACTGCCATAG ACCCCAACTCGGTAACCTACGTGGTGCAAATGCAAGTACTGGGCACAACACagtggctggtgctggtggctggTGTGCGTGACAACACCTACATAGTGCATGGGCTGACCAAGGGCGCCCAGTATCTCTTCCGTGTCATCACTGCCACCCCCAAGACTAACAGCAAGCCTTCCCCACCTGTGGGTCCTGTGCAGCTCCTGGACCGGG GTCCCTACCTGGAGGAGGCCCCAGTCATCCTGGACAAGCCAGATGTGGTGTATGTGGTGGAAGGCCAGCCAGCCTCCATCACCATCACCATCAACCATGTGGAGGCCACCGTCACCTGGAAGAG GGGTgggcaggtgctgggggagccAGAGAGCATGTGTGAGGTGATGATGCCCGATGACGACCAGCACTGCCTGAGGCTGCTGCGTGtgggccggggggctgcagggccacTGACCTGCGAGGTGAGCAACCGCCATGGCACTGCCCGCTGCACCCTCCGCCTCCGCCTCGCAG AGGCACCACGTTTTGAGTCCATCATGGAGGACATAGACACTCAAGAAGGAGAGACACCACGCTTTGCTGTGGTAGTGGAGGGGAAACCACTGCCGGACATCATGTGGTACAAG gacggagagctgctggaggagagcagccaCCTGAGCTTTGTGTATGAGGACAACGAGTGCTctctggtggtgctgggtgcCGCCGAGCCTGACAGCGGCGTCTACACCTGCACGGCCAAGAACCTGGCTGGGGAGGTCTCCTgcaaggcagagctggtggtGCAGGCAG CCCGGCCCGCTGCCGATGCTGCCATGGAGGAGGAGGCACTGCACAAAGCACGACGCCTGACTGACTACTATGACGTGCATGAGGAGATTGGGAG GGGGGCTTTCTCCTACCTGCGGAGGGTGACGGAGAAGAGCAGCCGACTGGACTTTGCCGCCAAGTTTGTCCCTGGGAGGACCAAGGCCAAGCAGTCAGCACAGCGGGAGCTGCACATTCTCTCACAGCTGGACCACGAGCGCATCGTCTTCTTCCATGACGCCTTCGAGAAGAAGAATGCCATCATCATGGTCATGGAGCT CTGTGCcaaggaagagctgctggaCAGGATGGCAAGGAAGCCCTCGGTGTGCGAGTCTGAG GTCCGGTCCTACATGCGGCAAGTCCTGGAGGGGATCTGCTACCTACACCAGCACAGGGTCCTACATCTGGACATCAAA CCAGAAAACCTCCTGATGGCGGATTCAACCAGTGAGCAGGTCCGGATCTGCGACTTCGGCAATGCGCAGGAGCTGACGCCTGAAGAGCCCCAGTACTGCAAGTACGGCACCCCTGAGTTTGTGGGCCCTGAGATCGTCAACCAGAGCCCTGTCTCCAGCGTCACTGACATCTG GCCCGTGGGGGTCATCGCCTACCTCTG CCTGACGGGGATCTCCCCCTTCGTTGGGGAGAATGACAAGACGACACTTATGAACATCCGCAACTACAATGTGGCCTTCGAGGAGAGGATGTTTCAGGGGCTCACCCGGGAAGCCAAGGGCTTTGTCATCAAAGTGCTGGTCAACGACAGGCT GAGACCCAATGCAGAGCAGACCCTGGAACATCCCTGGTTCAAG ACGCTGGCCAAGGGGAAGGTCATCAGCACCGATCACCTAAAGCTCTTCCTCTCCCGTCGGAAATGGCAG CGCTCGCAGATCAGCTACAAGTGCAACATGGTGCTGCGGCCCATCCcggagctgctgcaggacacGTCCAACCACCTCTCCATCGCTGTGCCCCGGCACCTCAAGGAGTCACCGGCGCTGTCATCCTCCTCGGACTCAGATGACCTGGATGAGCTGCCCTTCATCCCCATGCCACACCAGGTGGAGTTCTCCGGCTCCCGCATGTCGCTCAATGAGATCCCCACGGATGACGAGGCCATTGGGCCATCCGAGGGGCCACGGATGGAGGGGGTCATGTCAGGGGACGTCTCTGCCATGGagtggcagagccagggcacaGGGAAGCCTGGAGTGGCCCTGGGGAAGCGGTCGAGGGGCACTGGGCCACGGCGGCCATGCGTGGAGATGGAGGCCCCTGGTTCCTCGGACGAAGAAGCCCCTGAAGCCCAGAAGCGGCCAGAGTACCCCCGCAAAGCCATGAGGAAGGGCTCCAGCCTGGAGTCCCCGGGGAGCACCCGGCGGGGAGAGCTGAAGAGGGGTGGCTCTGCCGAcagtgccctgctgccccaccagcccccagggACCCAGGAGGGGGCCGAGGTGAGCCAGGACTCTCGCCGGGCGCTGGCCAAGGCAGCATCCATGGAGCTGCCACGGCGGAAGGGGGCCTGGGGGGAAGACGATCATGCCCAGCGCCTGGAGCTGATGCGCCAGCGGCTGCTGCGGGGCAGCTCTGGGGACGGCAAGGTCAGTGGCTTGCGGGGTCCCCTCCTGGAGACCCTGGGGGTTGGCCCTGACAAGAAGGTCCCACGGCCGACCCGGTTGGAGCCACCGGCGGTGCCACGGCTGGTGCGGGCAGCCTCCAGCGAGGCCACCTCGCTGCGTCACCTCCCTGCTGAGCGccagctgcagaagagcagctcCTTCAGCCATGGGGACGCCGAGCCTGTTGTCCGGCACCGCCGCTCTGGTGCACCCCTGGAGATCCCGCTGGCCCACCTGGAGGCCCAGCAGCTCAAGGAGTCTCCCTCTCTCTCCGCCCTCTCTGATGCCCGGCCTGCAGCATCACCAGATGCCCCCAGCCCGCTGACACCCCCCACAGCAGATATCACTGTCCCCCGGCCCGCCCTGGCCAAGGCTGCCTTGGGGAGGAGGCATGTCCCCGAGCAGTGTGGCCAGCCCAgggccagcacagccaccaccaccatggGGAAGAAGCCCATGGCCAGGGGGCAAGAAGAGAAGAAGCCCACCAAGgctgctggagccagtggggaGAGAGCTTCCAGGACAGGAGCACCTGTTCcactgcagcccccagctcccagcacccaaGCAGTCAAAATGTCTTCCTATGCCAAGGTCATGCAAGCCATGGGAGCCATCCAGGGTGGAGAGCCGGCTGCCGAGGAATCCTCCCAGCCCACATTGGCCACCCCTGTCGAGCCCCCTGCGCCCGCACCAACACCAGCATCAAGGAGGGAGGCGAAACCTGCTggctcctccagctccctgctcatcCAGGACATTGACTCAGAGGAGGTCTTTGAGGCCAAATTCAAGCGAGGCCGGGAGTCATCGCTCAGCCGGGGGCTGAAGCTCCTCACCCGCTCCCGCTCAGAAGACCGGCACCTGGCCAGCCCCCTGGTCCCCGATGAGGGTATCTATCGTCCCATACCAGCCGGTGTGCCCCTGGAGCTGCGCAGGGACAAGCCCACTGGGCTAGCAGCCAAGTCCAAGTCGGTGCAGGACCTGCACGAGGTGGAGAAGGACAGGGGCTTCCTCCGGAGGATGTCTCTGCTCCTCAAGCGGACCCCACCTGCTgagaggaagaagagcaggGGGGAGGATGGAGGCAGTGAGACCCCATCCAGTGGGCGCCGTTTCTCCTggagcctggccttgggcagcTCGAAGGAGCGGAGGGACTCGGAGAGCCTCAAGTCGGAGCCGGGGGGTGGCGGAGAGAGTGAGTCGCCAGCAGTGGCCATGCGGAGGAAGATCAGCGCCACGGTGGAGCGGGTCTCCGCGCGGCTGCGCAGCCTGTCAGATGAGCGGCCAGAAGGCGAGGGGCCTGGGGAGCTGCGTCGGGCCAACTCCGAGGGGGAGAGCCTGCGgccggcc ccccccccagcacccgcACCCTCCTCTGAGTCCCTGCGTTCTGAGGGCAGCATTGGCTCCTCTGCCTCCACCAAAG GTGGAGGTGAGAGCCAGAAGCGGTCTCGCTGGGAGCGCTGGGGGCTCTCACGGAGCAAGAAGGAGAAGGTGGCCTCACAGCCCAGCATCCCAaccagcctgctgcaggaggagggacctgctgctggccggCTACGTGCGCCCAGCGAGTCAG atTTCCCCCCTGTTTTCCACATCAAGCTGAAGGaccaggtgctgctggagggcgAGGCACTgaccctctgctgcctgcctgccggCAGCCCAACCCCCAGGATCCTCTGGATGAAAG ACAAGaggtccctgcagccagacaATGTACTGAACATCATCTCCTGCAAGGATGGCCGGCAGATGCTCACCATTGCCAAGGTCTCCAGGAAGGATGCAGGGCTGTACGAGTGTGCAGCTGCCAACATCCTGGGCACGGCCATCAGCTCCTGCACACTGGCTGTGGCAC GGCTCCCAGGGCGGCCGGGCACCCCAGAGATCCCCCAGAAGTACAAGAACacggtgctggtgctgtggaaGCCCGCGGAGAGCAAAGCCCCCTGCACTTACACACTGGAGCGCAGGCTGGATG GGGAGCACGAATGGAAGATTGTCAGCACTGGCATCGCCGACTGCTACTTCAACGTGACGGAGCTGCCCCCTGGGAGCACTGCCAAGTTTCGGGTGGCCTGTGTCAACAAGGCCGGGCAGGGCCCCTACAGCACCCCCTCAGGGAAGGTGCACCTCGAGGCGGCAG ATGCCCGAGCTGCCCCAGCCAAGGACACCGCTGTCCCCACCGCTGTCCCTGAGAAGGTGGCTTCCAGCCGGTCAACCCAGACACCTGTGGTGCAGCTGGAGCCACCGGCCGCAGGAGCCCCCACCACCACGCCGCCCCACAAGCAGAAGGGAGCGGTGCAGAAGGCAGATGGGGCGGCAGAAGCAGATGTCCCCCTGGGGGCCCTCCAGCCCTCAGCACCCTGTGAAGAGGGTCCGCAGTCAGATCCCGAGCTCCCACCCAACATCACCGTTTGCGTGCCCCCTGAGCTGATGTTCACTCCCCCTCGGACTGTCGCTTCGCCCCACACGGACACCCCCACGCAGGGCTCCTCCACACCCCCTATGGacacagcccctctgccccaggctctGTCTCCTTCCAAGGTTCCCCCTGTTTCCCCAGTGTCAAccacccccagctcagcccccacACCATCTCCCACCCCCAACGCTGCACCTGCACGGAAGATGCCCCCCTACATGGTCACCTCCTTTGTCTCCATGCCCCCTGCATCACCCCCTGCACAGGAGCTCCCGCCCACCACCCCAACCTCCAAGGAGTCCCCAGCCGAGAGCAGGGTCCCAGGGACAAAAGACAGCACAGCACTGCGGCAGGGTGTCCCCCAGAAGCCATACACCTTCCTGGATGAGAAGGCAAG GGGCCGTTTTGGGGTGATCAGGCTGTGCAAGGAGAACGCCACAGGGAAGCACTTCATGGCCAAGATTGTGCCCTACGAGGCGGAGCGGAAGCAGAGCGTACTGCAGGAGTATGAGATCCTCAAGGCGCTGCACCACGAGCGCATCATGGCCCTGCATGAGGCGTACATCACCCCCCGCTACCTGGTGCTCATCTGCGAGAACTGCACCGGCAAGGAGATCCTCTACAGCATTGTGGACAG ATTTCGCTACTCAGAGGATGATGTGGTGAGCTacgtgctgcagctcctgcagggccTCGAGTATCTGCACAGCCGCCGCATCGTGCACCTCGACATCAAGCCGGATAACATCGTCATCTCAGGCATGAATGCCCTCAAGATCATCGATTTTGGCAGTGCCCAGACCTACAACCCCCTCGTGCTGCGGCAGCTGGGGCGGCGTGTTGGCACCCTGGAGTACATGT CACCTGAGGTGGTGAAGGGGGACCCAGTGGGCTCTGCAGCAGATGTCTGGGGTGTTGGCGTCCTCACCTACATCAT GCTCAGTGGGCGGTCGCCATTCTTCGAATTGGACCCCATTGAGACAGAGAACCGCATCCTGGCAGGGCGCTTTGATGCCTTCAAGCTGTACCCCAATGTCTCACAGAGTGCTGCCCTCTTCATCCGCAAGGTCCTTGCTGTCCACCCCTG GAGTCGCCCCACGGTGAAGGACTGCTTTGCCAACACCTGGCTCCAGGATGCCTACCTGATGAAGCTGCGCCGCCAGACCCTGACCTTCACCACCAACCGCCTCAAGGAGTTCCTGGTGGAGCACCAGCGGCGCCGCGGCGAGGCCGTCACCAAGCACAAGGTCTTACTCCGCTCCTACCAGGGCGGTCAGCCACCAGGGCCGCAGTAG